CGGGATCCGGCCGGCCGCTCCACTGGTAGTTGATCAGGTCGAAGTTCTTGTTGTTGCCGTCCGTGAGCAGGGCGGCCGAGTCCACCAGCTTGATCTTCATGGTGATGCCGGCCTCGGCCAGCTGGGCCTGCATCACCTCGGCCTCCTGGACGTTGATGGGAATGTTGTTGGTCGTGATGCTGAAGGTGAAGCCGCTCGGCTGGCCGCCCTCGGCCAGCTTGGCCCTGGCCCTGGCCAGGTCCCGCTTGACCGGCGGGATCGTGCTGTCGTAGGCCCAGCTGGTCGGCGGGATCGGGCCGTTGGACGGGACCCCGACGTTCAGCCAGACGCCCTTCACGATCTGCTCGATGTCCAGCGCGTAGGCGACCGCCTGGCGCAGCGCCTTGTTGTTGAACGGTGGCCTGGTGTGGTTGAGCATGTAGCCGAAGGAGGCCAGCGACGGCACGTCCACCACGACCATGCTCCGGTCCGCCTTGGCCGCCGCCACGTCGCGCGGCTGGATGTAATCGATCACGTCGATCTCGCCGGTCTGCAGGCTCTGCAGCTTGACCGTGTCGTCCGGGATCGGGCGGTAGCGGATCTGGTCGAGGTAGGGCCCGCCGTCCTTGTTCCAGTAGGCATCGTTGCGCTTGAGCAGGATGTGGTCGTCCTTCACCCACTCGATGAACTGGAACGGCCCGGTGCCGGCGCCCTTGGCGTTGCGCTCGAAGTCCGGGCCACGCTCCTGGACGACCTTGGGCGACACCATCATGCCGGCCCGATCGGTCAGCGTGGCCAGCAAGGCGGCGTCCGGTCGCCGCAGGTTGAGCTTGACGGTGTAGGCGTCGACCACGTCGACCGACTCGATGTTGGCGACCTCCCCCTTGCGGACCGACTTCGGCTCCGTCTTCATGCGGGTGAAATTGAACTTGGCGACTTCGGCGTTGAAGTCGGTGCCGTCGTGGAACTTCACCCCCCGGCGCAACTTGAAGACCAGCGTCTTCGGATCCGGCTGCTGCCAGGACTCGGCCAGGCCGGGCTTGACGCCGAGCTTGACGTCCAGGACCACCAGCGGCTCGTAGAGATTGTGGTAAACCTGGCGATCGATCTTGCTGCCCGACAGGTGGGGATCCATGGTGGCCGCCTCGATGTAGAAGCCGACCCGCAGGGTGCCGCCCTTCTTGGGGGCCGACCCCGGCTGGGCCGAGGCGGCCGGCACCCACCGGGGCCCGCCCACCAGCGGGGCCAGCCCGCCGGAGGCGACCGCGCACCACTGCAGGAAGCCGCGGCGGGAGAGGGCTCGGGGGCTCAGATCCGGTTCACTCGATGCCATCGTCGGATCTCCTTCCCTGAAGGTCCCGGGGGGCGGCGTGTTCGGCCAGCGAGCCGAGTATTGCGAGAGCGGGAGCCCCCTGTCAATGGCCCGATCGGCCGGGGCGCGGGCGGCCGGGCGAGGGGCGGCGGCTCGTCAGGTCACGACGTTCTGGGGTCGGCCCTCCAGGAAGGCGATGACGTTGTCGACGACGCCCGCGTTGAGGAGCTCCAGCCCCTCGGGCGTCTGATCGGCGTTGTGGGGCGTCAGCACGACCTGCTCGCAGCCGAGGATCGGATGGTCGGCCGGCAGCGGCTCCTGGTCGAACACGTCCAGGGCGGCGGCGCCGAGGTGCCCCGACCGGAGCGCCGCCACCAGCGCCGCCTCGTCGACGACCGCCCCCCGCGCGGTGTTCACCAGGATGGCGCCCCGCTTCATGAGGCCGAGCTCGCGAGCCCCGATGAGCCCGCGGCTCTCGGGCGTCAGCCGCACGTGGAGGCTCACGACGTCGGCCGCTCGGAGCAGCTCGTCGAGGGCCAGGAAGCGGACACCGAGCGCCGCCGCCCGCTCGGGCGTGGGCGTGAACGTCCAGGCCACGATGTCCATGCCGAGGGCCTGGCCGAGCCGCGCCATGGCCGCGCCGATGCTCCCGGCGCCGACGATCCCGAGGGTCTTCCCGCGCAGATAGACGTTGTCGATCTGCGTCTTCCAGCGGCCCGCCTTGAGCTGGGCCGTCTGGAAGTAGGCGCGCTTGGCTGCCGCCAGCATCAGGCCGAAGGCGTGCTCGGCCACGATGGGGGCCGTCCGGCCCGGAATGTTGCACACCACGATCCCGAGCTCGCGGGCGGCCCGGAGGTCGAAGGCGTCGGTCCCGATGCCGCACACCGTGGCCATGCGGAGCCGGGGCAGGGCCCGCAAGGCCTCGGCCGGCCACTTCACGGCGCCCCGGGTGTTCACGAGACAGACGGCGTCCTTGGCGCGCGCGATCTGCTCCTCGAGCGTGCGGGGCCGGTCGGTGTAGAGGGCGACGTCTCCGTAGCGCTCGAGCCGCGTGAGCTCGGCCGAGCCCTGGATCTGCGGCGGGTCGTCTCCCGGCACGACGATGGTGACTCGCTCGCCCGTGGTCATCGAGTGGCTCCCTCCGGGTCTGCGCCGGGTGGCGCGGTTGGTGCGGCTGTCAACGTAGCACGACGCGGCGGGCGGCGGAAGGACACGGCCTACAGCGCGGCGATGACCCCGCCGAAGACGATGAGCGACGAGCCGATGGTCTTGCTCGGCGTCAGGGGCTCGTGCAAGAGCAGGTAAGAGAGCGCCAGGACGACCGGCGTGGAAAAATTGTCGAGGGCCAGGAGAATGGTGGTGTCGGTCGTCATCGAGAACGCGATCAGGTAGGTGTACTGCGCGACGAAGTACACCAGCACCACCAGGGTCAGGTAGCCGGTCCGGGCGGTCAGCGACGGCACCAGCTCGGTCCGGTAGCGGCGTCGGCACAGGAGATAGACGAGGAAGAGGACGACGCTGAAGCACTGCTGGCCCAGGTTGAAGTAGAAGGCCTGGTGGAAGGCGAGCGGGCCGATGTGGAGCCGCCGCAGCCAGCGGAGGGCCGCCTGCGTCTCGGCGGTCCGCTTGGTGCCGAGGTAACCGAGCACCGAGACGACCGTGAAGAAGACCGCCTGAATCAGGACCAGGAGCCAGAGCCGATGCGGCACCCGCTGGAGTCGGGCCAGCAGGGTGTCGGAGGGCGCTCCCTCGGCGGCGGAAAGCGAGACGCAGACCGTGCCGAGGCACAGGATGAGCATGCCCACGGCCAGAGTCCACTTGAAGGGATCTCCCAGGACCAGGTAGGCGGCGCTCGACAGGAGGACCCCGAACTGGGAGATCGGCACCACCAGCGACAGATCGTAGCCGTCCAGGAGCTTCTCGGACACGATCATGGAGCCGAGAAAGCAGAGCGCGATCACCGCGTAGAGGGGCGTGTCCTGGTAGATGTAGACGTCCACCAGCTCGCGGAGCGCCCGGGCGTCGTGGCCCAAGAGGCGGGTGTGCACGAAATACACGACGAGGAATCCCAGGTAGGCCGTGACGTTCAGGAGAAAGAGCAGGACCAGCTTGTGGGGGAACTCCTTGACCAGGACGTTGTAGAGGCCCAGCGTCGCGATGGAGACGAGGATCAGACCGGTATCGAAGGTCATGGTCGCGCGGTGCGCTGCTCGGCTCGGGAAGAATCCGGCAAGTCCCGCGCCCTGTCAAGAGAATTGCGACCCGTGACACC
The genomic region above belongs to Candidatus Methylomirabilota bacterium and contains:
- a CDS encoding NAD(P)-dependent oxidoreductase, which gives rise to MTTGERVTIVVPGDDPPQIQGSAELTRLERYGDVALYTDRPRTLEEQIARAKDAVCLVNTRGAVKWPAEALRALPRLRMATVCGIGTDAFDLRAARELGIVVCNIPGRTAPIVAEHAFGLMLAAAKRAYFQTAQLKAGRWKTQIDNVYLRGKTLGIVGAGSIGAAMARLGQALGMDIVAWTFTPTPERAAALGVRFLALDELLRAADVVSLHVRLTPESRGLIGARELGLMKRGAILVNTARGAVVDEAALVAALRSGHLGAAALDVFDQEPLPADHPILGCEQVVLTPHNADQTPEGLELLNAGVVDNVIAFLEGRPQNVVT
- a CDS encoding ABC transporter substrate-binding protein, with amino-acid sequence MASSEPDLSPRALSRRGFLQWCAVASGGLAPLVGGPRWVPAASAQPGSAPKKGGTLRVGFYIEAATMDPHLSGSKIDRQVYHNLYEPLVVLDVKLGVKPGLAESWQQPDPKTLVFKLRRGVKFHDGTDFNAEVAKFNFTRMKTEPKSVRKGEVANIESVDVVDAYTVKLNLRRPDAALLATLTDRAGMMVSPKVVQERGPDFERNAKGAGTGPFQFIEWVKDDHILLKRNDAYWNKDGGPYLDQIRYRPIPDDTVKLQSLQTGEIDVIDYIQPRDVAAAKADRSMVVVDVPSLASFGYMLNHTRPPFNNKALRQAVAYALDIEQIVKGVWLNVGVPSNGPIPPTSWAYDSTIPPVKRDLARARAKLAEGGQPSGFTFSITTNNIPINVQEAEVMQAQLAEAGITMKIKLVDSAALLTDGNNKNFDLINYQWSGRPDPDGNTFQFFKTAQGISLNWSGISNPRIDAILDKTREVSDRAERKKLYSELTRILHEELPEVFIVHPIEPKAFSPKVQGYEPIPDGMMRFKDVWLK